The genomic region AtctgtgaaataaattatagcgatttaaaatatgatatgatgatatgatgtcgtggtggcctagtgggcaaagaaccaacctctcgagtatgagggcgcgggttcgattccaggtcaggcaagtaccaatgcaacttttctaagtttgtatgtactttctaagtatatcttagacaccaatgactgtgtttcggatggcacgttaaactgtaggtcccggctgtcatagaacatccttggcagtcgttacgggtagtcagaaaccagtaagtctgacaccagtctaaccaaggggtattgggttgcccgggtaactgggttaaggaggtcaggcagggcagtcgctccttgtaaagcactagtactcagctacatccggttagactggaagccgaccccaacatagtttgggaaaaaggctcggaggatgatggaggatgatgatttaaaatatgaaacaatatCTAGAGTAGATTTTAGGGAATTTAACCAGTTTAGAATATGGGGTATTTGCTTGTCctggtaactggattgaggatgtcagataggtcCCTCCATgaggcacactggtactcagctgcatgctgttagactggaaaccgaccccaacatagttgggaaaaggctaggcagatgataatataGCATCTATGAACTCACTCCATGTGGCAcgttggtactcagctgcatccagttagactggaagccgaccctagcatagttgggaaaaagctaggcagatgataatataGCACTACAAACtcactccatgtggcacactggtactcagctgcatgctgttagactggaaaccgaccctaacatatttgggaaaaggctatagTACCAGCTATAAACACCCACCTCTGGTGACAATAACAATGTTAGGTACTCCCATGACATTGTCGGGTGACTCGGTATTGAGCAATTTGCTGTCTACCTCGACGATACGGCTGAGAGGCAGAGCTTCATCGCTTGAGCCTTCCGAGTCACTGCGAGTGCGAGATTGGCGCTTCTTTACTCGTTTCCTGAAACTGTAAGATGGATTATATTAGGTTATggtaaaaatgattttttttatagtatttatttcaGGTAGACAACGCAAAAGATGGCGCGACGACCTGGACGCCTACAACCCAGATTGGTGGGAGGTATCAAAGGATCGACGGCTGTGGAGACGAAGTGGGGAGGCctttgctcagcagtgggacagttcaggctaacaaaaaaaaaatcttactggAAGTTTATACCAGTTTACTATTACATTTATCTAGTCTGAGTATAGGTAATACATTTCCGGTCAGAGTAAGATGGGCCATTAGTTGTTGTAAGTTTAATCACGTAAGATCATATAGACTGGAAATAATCCATAATCTTGGATATCATCTGTGAAAACAACTGTCTCAACTATCCTATCAAGTTTCATGAGATAGGCACAGCCCGGTGACAGATGAACGGTTTTACTTTTTGGGTATGGAAACctaaacttttttataattttctgcaCTTGTAGTTTTTGATAGTCTTACTTCCCTGGGCTTTTGATCTTACCAATCCTAAAAtacttaaagttttttttgatGTCCTcccagccgattatcggctacggcggctgtttaCAGGTAatgagattagccaactgcgcaggacatattatagtgcacgagcatttgcgcagacacaggtgcactcctcaatattccttcactctcaaaacccgatgggacggcaatccgacaccaccggagagagatcaggcagaGGACCAACATTTACATGCTCCCCGATGCATGCCGATACTTTAAGTACCATCTAAGACAAATGAGCTGGTACTATCCTATCACGTACCGTTTCCTAGGCCTCTTACAGACGACAGCGGTCTTCTTCTTCATTTCCtcgttgttattattgttaatgTACTTCTCGCAGGTCACGGTAGGTTTCTCAGCCTCTGTGCTACTGCTGAGGGTGTCACTCTTGTCACAGGCGAAGAGATCTGTCTCGTTGCTGATGTCATTGCTGTCTATTTGGTCACTGGAAGGTGAGAACGGTGGtggatataaataataataaaaacttttggtCAAGGATTGAAAGAGACTGGACCCCAGAATACAGGGAACCCTAGTGCGGTGTTCAGGACTTCATCCACTTTTGTAAAAAGTATTGgagacaataaataatttttattttataataaaataaaaaaacaaaagatgtcAAAGTCGTCTGTTCTAAGTAGGTTGAAAATCTGTACTTTTCAAAGTCCAAGTTTACAGACTGCCCCTAAAATGCCCACCATTTAAAGTGAACTTTGTACTTTCTCAGGTTCTAGAATCTAGACTTTCTGTGAATGGTGtgccaaatttcatttaaattagtttaataGTTTTGACACAATCGCATGATGAGCAGTATGAATTCTCATTAATAATTCCTTTTGGGTCAATTGTGCTCCGTGAAGGATAAAAACAACTAATTATTTCATAACCTTATCCTCAAATTCTTGCATCAATTTAAGTGTCTGATATCAGCATCTAAATAGTTTTGGTAGGCAATGATTTGAATCACTGAAttcctaattttaatttaattatattaaaattaatttattatcattaattttaaatacataggtcAAGCCTCACATAGAAAACAATACCAAGGCTGcaatgaatatttaataatttccttttatatatttatgtatgtcaCAGTTTACGTATATACCAGGATGCGGCTACACCTATGTTTAGCTGGCTATGTCTATTCTCCATTTGGGAAGGCACTTAACTAAACTTAAACAATTTACATCTATTATATAGGCATTTACCTAAAGTTTGCCTAACTGCCTACcgtataatcttttccttctcgtctcaatccatcctaaggttgtctggaagagatcgctcttagcgataagaccgcccattatgtcacctaccttaactagattaagatcaaaaatgtaataaagaatatctatctatcattTACCTAAAGGTAAAACATCTGCAGCCAACCCAAGTTATATCATCTTATCTTCGGTTAGAACTATATGCAGCCTTTTTTATAGCGGCTACACTTGTGGCTAAAGTTAGGTGTAACCTATTCTTCATCGGTTAAAGCTAGGTTTTTAATGTagttaacctcttgtatgccactaattagagaacaatagaaaattaattgtgtctcgcgtatatctacGCACCGGCATTCAAGGGGGCGTCATTTTGTCTGTTTTGAGAATGTTTTCTTGTTTCTCCCCACTGATTCTTTCTGATCTGATATTAAAAATGGAAAGCTGAGTatgtttaagtaaaattttcataaaactagGTATAGCTGTGGTTTGGGCTTTAGCTGTAGATCCTACATcaacaaaaatactttaaaatatgcCTTACCTATTATTAGCTACAAGGTAACtctgtttttcatacaaaatattattctaatgtAATATAATGTTCAACAGTTTGTCGTAAGATATTGTGAAACTTGGCCTTGAAGAATGCCAATGAATTTCATGTCGATATTAATTGGAAATCAGCTTACAAAACCACTTTAAACTGTATTTAGTTATAATATCTTGGATTAGAAGCTGTTTTTGAGTGAAATATATGGTAATTTGTGACAAAAATGTGACTAAATAAGATGTGTTTCTTACCTATGGTCCGACACATCACTTTGTGCTTCTGTCTCCAGTTTCTttatttgaaatgtaatatttatccTTTTATATATCTCCTCTGTTATATTACGGCATTTTTCATACTTAGAATCAAGTCGATCGCCGCTCACCGACCAAATTTCTTTGTTATCACCCACGGCCGACATTTTGGGTGTTTTACACAACTTACAAGACTCTTATTGGATTATTAATGGAGTTTTCTTGTTCCGAATACCTTTCAGACGGTTTTCACAACGAGCGTTGAGCAATACAGCCATATTCGTGACGGCAAATGAATAAAGTTTAATGACGAAATGGTTTACCCCTTTCGACCATAAAACCGAGCTGAAATAAGCTTGTCTGACCACTTTCCACACTTGTTTCTaacaaagaacaataaaaacacGCGTCAAACGCCTCCCAAATGCCTTTTCCACACCCAGTTCACGAGAAAACACGAAGAAATTGCTGTTTCCTAAACAAAGGACTTTATATCAACAGTTTTATGGCTCCATAAACCCGTCACAGGCACAGATATTTGCAATTAAATTACTCTCCACACGAAATAAGCTCTAAGACTAGATAAAATTATGGTTGTTACTATTAACGTAGTatcttaacaataattaaacaaataacaataaaaataaaaactaagttgCCTTCCGGCTTTTTTTAGATTTCTTGACGTTTTTAATAAAGTGTTGCTGCTTGTTTGATTAATTgcacataattttaatacaatttttgtcATAGACAAGCttatttttattcgaaacaATGAGATCATGAGGAGGGCAAAAATAGACTTTTGTGAATGGCAGCACTGATAAAAAAGTTGTAGAACACTATGGTTTTCGTTCAGAAATTCGGCATTGATATAATTTGTAAtcacagtatttattttattcaactatggttatttataaattatgtctaTAAACaggaaataaataacacaagggaacaaaataagacttttttttggttgcatgaaattttatgacttttgtttactaattcgaggtcgctgatttcaaatctacccacattttttttctaactgctttagtttttgagatacagcTATTAACCGTATTTTCGATCTAGTTACacttaaatttcataaaacagagcattttatttaaaaagtatataatttttactatttatattttgcaaaataactgtCAAAATGATACTAATTACTTCTGTAATATTTGTGgtgaatatacatttaaatattgtagactAAGTGTGTCGGAGTTCTTGAAACGGGTGTACTTTGAGTTCTTTGGATTTTCTTTGGACACCTGCGACAGGTACCTACTGGGTGTCTAAAATGGTATGTAAAACATGCGTCGAGTCTTTAAGGTtatggaaaaataagaaaagacccGATTTCAAGTAACAAACACCGATGATCTGGCGAGAACCCTCGAATCATTAGGTAGTTTTTCTGCGTGGTTGATATGAacggtattaacaaaaaaaacggtTCAAATTGATTTACCCTAACTTGTTATCCACCACTTTAGCTTAATACAGGTGCTACCACCTTTGCACATCAAACTTTGGGtcatgaaacaatttgtaaaagctctgaacaaaaatgctcaatacatatctaaaaagtTCCATTATTTGAGTATAGAGAAACTAAAAGCCGGAATTTCTAATGGTCCATAAATAAGGCAATTGATGAAGGATGAgaagtttcataattacatgACCGACATCGAAAAAAATGCCTGAAACGAATTCGTTTCGATTGCACAAAAttttctatcaaacaaaaaggaTGAAAGCTTATTCAAAGCACTGAACAGATGTTGTCGCATTTCCAACAGCTTGGTTGTAATATGAGCATCAAGGTATACTTCCTCCTTAGCCATTTCGACCATTTCTCTGAAAATCTAGGTGATTTCAGTGAAGAACAAGGTGAACGGTTCCATCAAGATATTCGGACTATGGAAAAGCGGTCCCAGGGTCATTGGAATGCCAACATGATGGCGAACTACTGTTGCAGCATTAAAGACAGCCCTAGTGAACCGAATCAAGCTAGAAAATCgaataaaagaaagttttttgatgcttaattgttgttcttctgctgttgtttgttaataaaattgtgaaaatcacgttttgttgatatctcaaaaactaaagctgataAAGAAATTCTAACTTCAGATCTTAAATTAGCAGCCcaaaaatgtacaatattagtcgtaatatttcatgcaaccaaaatcttgttcccttgtgtAATAATCGTAATCTGTTTTCAACGTTAGAGTAGAAATTCtctttcaaaattgtttttttactatCATTTTAAGTTCCGAACGAATTAAAAATTGCCAAAAATAGCAACTCCCGCCAAAAACTGTCAAACACAAATAGAAACGCCATGTTATGTTGTTGTTATCTATCTCATCAAAAATCaagattttaaacaaattacGAGTCATTTACTATCTAAAGTAGTGTGTAAAATCAGTGATTATACATCTGTTTTCATAGATATACTTGTGTAATCAAAGTAATGGCTTAAAAAGTCGTGAAAGTGAAAGCTAACCAAAATGGCACCGCGCAAAGCTAAAAGTAAAATAGTTGCTAAATTAGTGACTGGACAGAAACTGCCGTGCGGTTTCTGCAATCGCGAAGTGGACGACGAGCTAACGTACGGCAAATTATACGCTATTGGAGACATACAATGTCACTATTTTTGTGTTGTAAGTAAAGTGAAATTATGTTCTACTTGCTGTTCCTTCGGTGCCACCTGCGTCCCGCAGCCGTATAAAAAGAGACCTTTGCCCTTTCTAGGGTTCTATATTAGCTGCATAACAAGTTTTATGTAAATCTTTTCTGTAGTTTtcgcgtgaaagcgcgacagtccgatagacaaagttacttttacatttataacatCAGTAAGGATCTTTCGAACACCGGTGCCCTAATTCTACTACGTCatatatataattatgattCTGCACATATTTATATTGATACACATTGTTAAAggactttattttaattgggGTCATCAGCTACAACCCTTCCTACTCATATaaattgccaagtttcatcaaaatccatccaaaAGTTTCCTATAAGCGAAATAACATACATACTCCTTTACATACTTGCatgtatatatttatctatatgtGCTATAGAAGATCCATTTAAACCCccaatattaatttagataggTGAACTTGTAGatcttaaaatgttttatatgaatttCAGCTACTATCCTCCTGTTTGGTGCAAAAAGGCAGAGATGTGGAAGGCCTCTTTGGTTTCTTGTATGAAGACATACTGGCTGAGATTGAGAGGGCTAAGAAACATGTAAGTAACTTATTTAAAACAGGCTGTTTACTGCATTTTCTTTGCATGCAAACTGTTCTGTGGAAACTacttaaaatatagcctatgtttgcAAAAGACAGTGTAGGTTCTCAATAGTGGGAGATTTTTTTCAAACCAGTTCAGTAATTTCAGACAAcagtttttctttgtaatgttagtatttaagtttgtatgtttctTTACCATAATTGACTAAGCATAGAAGTGTTTTGTTAATC from Helicoverpa armigera isolate CAAS_96S chromosome 31, ASM3070526v1, whole genome shotgun sequence harbors:
- the LOC126054420 gene encoding uncharacterized protein LOC126054420, with the translated sequence MSAVGDNKEIWSVSGDRLDSKYEKCRNITEEIYKRINITFQIKKLETEAQSDVSDHSDQIDSNDISNETDLFACDKSDTLSSSTEAEKPTVTCEKYINNNNNEEMKKKTAVVCKRPRKRFRKRVKKRQSRTRSDSEGSSDEALPLSRIVEVDSKLLNTESPDNVMGVPNIVIVTRDLKPKIQTEKKAPAKTATEVTKETPPPSKEEKEMEGTPPVKAQEELGVTPPIKAKEEKGSGEWKSCTLCSLSFRGERGLRRHMTMSHIINQEETKKSNKPEQREKTTLDG